A genome region from Terriglobales bacterium includes the following:
- the hpt gene encoding hypoxanthine phosphoribosyltransferase: protein MSVPPFATGLQLLFSHEQIANRVATMGAEISRDFRDEPVLLLGVLKGAAIFLSDLARSLTVEASFDFLAVSSYGKGTKSSGEVRLTKDIDESLQSKNVILVEDILDTGLTLNYLKKLISAHQPRSLRIAALLDKPSRRVQPVQADYLGFTIEDFFVVGYGMDYAERYRNLPDICILSPEMR, encoded by the coding sequence ATGAGCGTACCCCCCTTTGCCACGGGACTTCAGCTTCTTTTTTCCCACGAACAAATTGCCAACCGCGTAGCCACCATGGGCGCGGAGATCAGCCGCGACTTCCGCGACGAGCCGGTGCTGTTGCTGGGCGTGCTCAAAGGCGCCGCGATTTTTCTGAGCGATCTGGCGCGCTCACTGACCGTGGAGGCCAGCTTCGACTTTCTCGCCGTCTCCAGCTACGGCAAAGGAACAAAAAGCAGCGGCGAGGTGCGGCTGACGAAGGACATCGATGAATCCCTGCAGAGCAAGAATGTAATTCTGGTGGAAGACATTCTCGACACCGGCCTGACGCTGAACTATCTAAAAAAACTGATCTCGGCGCACCAGCCGCGCTCGCTGCGCATTGCCGCCTTGCTCGATAAACCTTCGCGCCGCGTGCAGCCGGTGCAGGCTGACTACCTGGGATTCACCATCGAAGATTTCTTCGTGGTCGGCTACGGCATGGATTACGCAGAACGCTACCGCAATCTGCCCGATATCTGCATTCTTTCGCCGGAAATGCGTTAA
- the deoC gene encoding deoxyribose-phosphate aldolase gives MSSTLIANPLEKVNLSDWGEVARLIDHSLIRPNVTREQVVTLCQEALHFGFASVFVNPTHVAMVASALHSSPVKTGSTVGFPLGANLTSSKRAEAADLVRVGAQELDMVINIPAIKAKDRVLVENDIRAVAEVAHGAGALLKVILETCFLTVDEKILACELAVAAGADFVKTSTGLNGAGATIDDVALMRGVVGSRAGVKASGGIRTATAVAAMVKAGANRIGTSSGVEIMQQLGASL, from the coding sequence ATGTCCAGTACTCTGATTGCGAACCCTCTGGAAAAAGTCAATCTTTCAGACTGGGGCGAAGTTGCACGACTTATTGATCACTCCCTCATCAGGCCAAACGTTACCCGCGAACAGGTCGTCACACTTTGCCAGGAGGCGCTGCACTTCGGGTTCGCCTCAGTTTTTGTAAACCCTACGCATGTTGCCATGGTTGCTTCGGCGCTGCACTCCAGCCCAGTCAAGACGGGATCAACCGTGGGCTTCCCTCTGGGCGCCAACCTCACCAGCAGCAAACGCGCCGAAGCCGCCGACTTGGTGCGCGTGGGTGCGCAGGAGCTGGACATGGTCATCAACATCCCGGCAATCAAGGCCAAAGACCGCGTGCTGGTTGAAAATGATATCCGCGCAGTCGCGGAGGTGGCGCACGGCGCGGGTGCGCTGCTGAAGGTGATCCTTGAAACCTGCTTCCTCACCGTAGACGAAAAAATTCTTGCCTGCGAGCTGGCGGTTGCTGCAGGTGCGGATTTCGTCAAGACCTCGACCGGGTTGAATGGCGCGGGCGCGACCATAGATGACGTCGCACTTATGCGCGGAGTGGTGGGAAGCCGCGCCGGAGTGAAGGCCTCGGGCGGCATCCGCACCGCAACCGCCGTGGCCGCCATGGTAAAGGCTGGCGCCAACCGCATTGGCACCAGCAGCGGCGTCGAGATCATGCAACAACTGGGAGCAAGCCTCTGA
- a CDS encoding GAF domain-containing protein yields METFLVEVAEVVNTTLDLDTLLTRTAELTRRVIDYEVFSILLLNEKTQEMRMRFAIGHSQETKERTRIKVGEGVTGLAAQRREAVLVDDISKESRYIGVVKGQRSELAVPLIVKNRVVGVIDVEAREAGYFNEEHRRLLTLIASRIAAGIENARLYTRVSRQAQTLTVLNEISQELTSILNLDELLRRIAELLTRLIDYQMFSILLLDQTQTKLEHRFSVRYKENVPLKHDIPIGTGLVGYAAREKTAVLVSDVQKDERYIQLNPETRSELCVPLIYKGSVIGVLDLEHTRRGYFTDDHRKTISTLAAQVAIAIENARLYQQLAKEEQRIEQDLATARELQFGLLPSSCPVLKGVEFAARYVPAHAVGGDMYDFITYMGGRTGIATADVSGKGVRAALYAALVSGLLRSSAADEPDAAEMLTLLNSALIERRIEAQFVAMLYAIWDENDRTLQVANSGMPRPILCKKGVVEIVQATGLPLGFFEDAEYEEFLLPLAPGDVCVLLSDGIVDATNYAGETMGRPRVEKLVGENWERSAEDILEIIFQVVNQHADGVATFDDQTVLVIKAKEAAHSKKKTKAAKEA; encoded by the coding sequence ATGGAAACCTTTCTGGTCGAGGTGGCCGAGGTGGTCAATACCACGCTCGACCTCGATACTTTGCTCACGCGCACGGCCGAGTTGACCCGGCGGGTGATTGATTACGAAGTCTTCAGCATCCTGCTGCTCAACGAGAAAACGCAGGAGATGCGCATGCGCTTTGCCATCGGCCACTCCCAAGAGACCAAGGAACGAACCCGCATCAAGGTGGGTGAAGGCGTGACGGGGCTGGCTGCGCAACGGCGCGAGGCGGTGCTGGTTGACGATATCTCCAAAGAGAGCCGCTACATCGGAGTGGTCAAGGGGCAGCGCTCGGAGCTGGCAGTCCCGCTCATCGTAAAAAATCGCGTCGTAGGGGTCATTGACGTGGAGGCCCGCGAGGCCGGTTACTTTAACGAAGAGCACCGCCGCCTGCTTACATTAATCGCTTCCCGCATCGCCGCGGGCATTGAAAATGCGCGGCTCTATACCCGCGTCTCACGCCAGGCACAGACGCTCACCGTGCTCAATGAAATCAGCCAGGAGCTGACTTCAATTCTCAATCTCGATGAGCTTTTGCGGCGCATCGCTGAGCTGTTGACCCGGCTGATTGATTACCAGATGTTCAGTATCCTGCTGCTCGACCAGACCCAGACCAAGCTGGAGCACCGCTTCAGCGTCCGCTATAAAGAAAATGTGCCGCTGAAGCACGATATCCCAATCGGCACCGGCCTGGTGGGTTACGCGGCGCGAGAGAAAACTGCAGTACTGGTGTCGGACGTGCAAAAGGATGAACGCTACATCCAGCTTAACCCGGAAACCCGCTCCGAGCTGTGCGTGCCGCTGATTTACAAAGGCAGCGTGATTGGAGTGCTTGACCTGGAGCACACGCGCCGCGGATATTTCACCGATGACCATCGCAAAACCATCAGCACGCTGGCGGCACAGGTGGCCATTGCCATCGAAAATGCGCGGCTGTATCAACAGCTCGCCAAAGAAGAACAGCGCATCGAGCAAGACTTGGCCACAGCACGCGAGCTACAGTTCGGGTTGTTGCCTTCCAGTTGTCCGGTGCTTAAAGGAGTTGAGTTTGCCGCTCGCTATGTGCCGGCGCACGCCGTCGGTGGCGATATGTACGACTTCATCACTTATATGGGTGGACGCACGGGGATCGCCACGGCTGATGTAAGCGGCAAGGGAGTGCGTGCCGCGCTGTACGCCGCGCTGGTCAGCGGACTGCTGCGTTCCAGCGCGGCCGATGAACCGGATGCAGCCGAGATGCTGACTTTGCTTAACTCCGCCCTCATTGAACGTCGCATCGAAGCGCAATTCGTGGCCATGCTGTACGCTATTTGGGATGAAAATGACCGGACCCTGCAGGTGGCCAATTCGGGCATGCCGAGGCCTATCCTGTGCAAGAAGGGCGTGGTTGAAATTGTGCAGGCAACAGGACTGCCGCTGGGGTTTTTTGAAGACGCCGAGTATGAAGAATTCCTGTTACCCCTCGCCCCAGGCGATGTGTGCGTTTTGCTGAGCGATGGTATTGTTGATGCCACCAACTATGCCGGCGAAACCATGGGCCGCCCACGCGTGGAAAAGCTGGTGGGCGAAAACTGGGAGCGCTCGGCGGAAGACATCCTGGAGATTATTTTCCAGGTGGTGAACCAACATGCGGATGGAGTCGCCACCTTTGATGATCAAACCGTGCTGGTGATCAAGGCGAAAGAAGCGGCGCATTCCAAGAAGAAAACGAAGGCCGCGAAAGAGGCGTGA